In Phaeobacter porticola, one DNA window encodes the following:
- a CDS encoding threonine-phosphate decarboxylase, whose translation MTGILNLIQTPKRDHGGNLSVAISGYGGVASDWVDLSTGINPLPYPVSGLTGADWGALPDQTAMDDLLDAARHFWNVPSGADILPAPGASALIAALPALADPRWVRITPPTYNEHAASFTARGWQVVTDGPAEARVLVHPNNPDGRRWTEEDAQAPLVVIDESFCDVCPADSLIHLAERPGVIILKSFGKFWGLAGLRLGFAIGDPCMIGDLAAWQGPWAVSGPALRIGAQALRDDNWALETRNRLQQDAARLDAMMIAKGASIVGGTDLFRLYEVDNAAIWQARLARAHIWTRIFPYSKTYLRLGLPVGDDWTRLEAAL comes from the coding sequence ATGACTGGCATACTGAATCTGATACAGACTCCGAAACGGGATCACGGTGGCAACCTGAGCGTCGCCATTTCGGGATATGGTGGTGTAGCCAGCGACTGGGTCGATTTATCGACCGGGATCAACCCGCTGCCGTACCCGGTGAGCGGATTAACCGGGGCAGACTGGGGTGCCCTGCCTGATCAAACCGCGATGGATGATCTTCTCGACGCGGCCCGCCATTTCTGGAACGTGCCCAGTGGCGCCGATATCCTGCCCGCCCCCGGTGCTTCGGCGTTGATCGCGGCCCTTCCAGCGCTAGCCGATCCACGCTGGGTCCGCATCACGCCACCTACCTACAACGAACACGCAGCATCTTTCACAGCCCGCGGCTGGCAGGTTGTCACAGATGGACCTGCAGAAGCGCGAGTCCTGGTACACCCCAACAATCCCGACGGGCGACGCTGGACCGAAGAAGACGCACAAGCTCCGCTGGTCGTGATCGACGAGAGTTTCTGCGACGTGTGTCCCGCCGACAGTCTAATTCACCTTGCCGAACGCCCCGGCGTTATCATCCTCAAGAGCTTTGGGAAATTTTGGGGTCTCGCTGGGCTGAGATTGGGTTTTGCCATTGGCGACCCCTGCATGATTGGCGATTTGGCTGCCTGGCAGGGGCCTTGGGCAGTATCTGGTCCTGCTCTACGCATTGGTGCCCAGGCTTTGCGCGACGACAATTGGGCCCTCGAAACCCGAAACCGCCTACAACAGGATGCCGCGCGACTTGACGCGATGATGATCGCCAAAGGCGCAAGCATTGTTGGCGGCACCGATCTCTTCCGCCTCTATGAGGTTGACAATGCAGCTATTTGGCAGGCGAGACTGGCACGCGCCCATATCTGGACACGTATTTTCCCGTATTCCAAAACCTATTTGCGCCTTGGCCTGCCGGTCGGCGATGACTGGACACGGCTTGAGGCTGCTCTGTGA
- a CDS encoding glutathione S-transferase family protein has protein sequence MGLLIDGVWHDQWYDTASTGGAFKRSQAQFRNWVTKNGQAGPTGNGGYAAESRRYHLYVSLACPWAHRTLIFRQLKGLSDHISVSVVHPDMLDMGWSFATDDHGATGDTLFGNDYAHQIYTRADPKYSGRVTVPILWDKKKNTVVSNESADIIRMFNCAFDKVTGNTDDYWPEELREPIEAVNSRIYSTLNNGVYKCGFATTQAAYDTAIDPLFDTLDWLDDILSEHRFLLGDTLTEADWRLFTTLLRFDPVYHLHFKCNRRRLVDYPHLWAYTRALYQWPGVAETVGMQHIVRHYHYSHATINPHQIIPTNPRIDWMAPHGRG, from the coding sequence ATGGGCCTCTTGATTGATGGTGTCTGGCACGACCAATGGTATGATACCGCCTCAACCGGGGGCGCATTCAAACGCTCGCAAGCGCAGTTTCGCAATTGGGTCACCAAGAATGGTCAAGCGGGTCCAACCGGCAACGGGGGCTATGCTGCCGAAAGTCGACGGTATCATCTTTATGTGTCACTGGCATGCCCATGGGCGCATCGCACGCTGATTTTTCGCCAACTAAAGGGGCTGAGTGATCATATCAGCGTCTCGGTGGTCCATCCGGACATGTTGGACATGGGCTGGAGCTTTGCTACCGACGACCATGGCGCAACCGGTGACACTCTATTCGGCAACGACTATGCTCATCAAATTTACACCCGCGCAGACCCCAAGTATTCAGGTCGCGTCACGGTACCAATCCTTTGGGACAAAAAGAAAAACACAGTCGTTTCGAATGAAAGCGCCGACATCATCCGCATGTTTAATTGCGCTTTTGATAAGGTCACCGGCAATACGGATGACTATTGGCCCGAAGAATTACGTGAACCGATTGAGGCCGTGAATAGCAGGATCTACTCCACCCTGAACAACGGCGTCTACAAATGCGGTTTTGCGACGACGCAAGCCGCCTACGACACGGCAATAGACCCACTGTTCGACACACTCGACTGGCTGGACGATATTCTGTCCGAACATCGTTTCCTATTGGGTGACACGTTGACCGAGGCCGATTGGCGATTGTTCACCACACTGTTGCGCTTTGATCCAGTGTATCATCTGCACTTTAAGTGTAATCGGCGTCGCCTGGTCGATTACCCGCACCTCTGGGCCTATACCCGCGCGCTTTACCAATGGCCCGGCGTTGCGGAAACTGTGGGTATGCAGCATATCGTGCGCCACTATCACTACAGCCACGCGACCATCAATCCACATCAGATCATCCCGACCAATCCGCGTATCGACTGGATGGCACCTCATGGGCGCGGATAA
- a CDS encoding MalY/PatB family protein, producing the protein MDFDKIIDRQNTHCIKWDMMEDLYNVPHDEGLSMWVADMDFAVPPVVTDKMHEMANHGVYGYVNCDSPYRSAICWWMQNRHGWSVEPEAIFTTTGLVNGVGMCLDTFTKPGDGIVLFTPVYHAFAKVIRNAGRNVVECELVVNDGRYEMDFAAYDAQMTGAEKMVILCSPHNPVGRVWTQAELRGVADFAKRHDLILLSDEIHHDLVFDGATHIPMQNAAPDVTDRLLMLTAPSKTFNFAGMHTGQVIIPDPDLRAQFSRRMLALALSPNSPGQWATTVAYSPEGAAWVDELVPYLDGNRQVFDAAVNEIPGLRSTRLEATYLAWVDFSGTGMNREEFTSRVERGAKIAANHGPSFGTGGDNFLRFNLGTQRARVEEACDRLRAAFSDLQ; encoded by the coding sequence ATGGATTTTGACAAGATCATTGACCGCCAGAACACGCATTGCATCAAATGGGACATGATGGAGGACCTCTATAACGTCCCACACGATGAAGGCCTGTCGATGTGGGTTGCAGATATGGATTTTGCGGTACCACCCGTGGTGACCGACAAGATGCATGAGATGGCAAATCACGGTGTTTATGGCTATGTGAACTGCGACAGCCCCTACAGGTCGGCGATCTGTTGGTGGATGCAGAATCGCCACGGATGGTCCGTCGAGCCAGAGGCAATTTTCACCACGACCGGTTTGGTGAACGGTGTTGGCATGTGCCTTGATACCTTCACCAAGCCTGGCGACGGCATCGTGTTGTTCACGCCAGTCTATCACGCATTCGCCAAAGTCATTCGTAACGCAGGCCGTAACGTGGTGGAATGCGAACTCGTCGTGAACGATGGGCGCTACGAGATGGATTTTGCCGCCTATGACGCTCAGATGACCGGCGCAGAGAAAATGGTGATCCTTTGCTCCCCCCATAATCCGGTCGGGCGTGTCTGGACACAAGCGGAACTGCGGGGGGTTGCCGATTTTGCCAAGCGCCACGATCTGATCCTTCTCTCGGATGAAATCCACCACGATCTGGTTTTCGACGGTGCGACCCATATCCCTATGCAGAACGCCGCCCCCGATGTTACCGATCGGCTTTTGATGCTGACAGCGCCGTCCAAGACCTTCAATTTTGCGGGCATGCACACAGGTCAGGTGATCATCCCGGATCCGGATCTGCGCGCGCAGTTTTCACGTCGAATGCTGGCGCTGGCACTATCGCCGAACTCTCCCGGTCAATGGGCAACCACAGTTGCCTACTCTCCCGAAGGTGCCGCCTGGGTCGACGAACTGGTGCCATATCTCGACGGCAACCGTCAGGTCTTTGATGCAGCTGTGAATGAAATTCCCGGCCTACGCTCCACCCGGCTAGAGGCCACCTACCTGGCATGGGTCGATTTTTCCGGCACGGGAATGAACCGGGAGGAATTCACCTCGCGTGTTGAACGCGGAGCCAAGATAGCTGCCAACCACGGACCAAGCTTCGGCACCGGTGGCGACAACTTCCTGCGGTTCAACCTCGGCACCCAGCGTGCCCGCGTAGAGGAAGCCTGCGACCGGTTGCGCGCCGCTTTCTCTGACTTGCAGTAG